The following proteins are encoded in a genomic region of Nitratireductor sp. GISD-1A_MAKvit:
- a CDS encoding peroxiredoxin: MSLRINDTAPDFSAETTHGTINFHDWIGDGWAVLFSHPKDFTPVCTTELGTMAGLEDEFEKRNTKIIGISVDPVEDHVRWKDDIKKATGHAVDYPMIGDKDLKVAKLYDMLPADAGESSDGRTAADNATVRSVYVVGPDKKIKLVLTYPMTTGRNFAEILRAIDSIQLTAKHQVATPANWQQGEDVIITPAVSNEDAEKRFGSFETILPYLRKTKQPAG; the protein is encoded by the coding sequence ATGAGCCTTCGCATCAACGACACTGCGCCGGATTTCAGCGCCGAGACCACGCACGGTACGATCAATTTCCATGACTGGATCGGCGATGGCTGGGCCGTTCTTTTCAGCCATCCCAAGGATTTTACGCCTGTCTGCACGACCGAGCTCGGCACGATGGCGGGGCTCGAGGACGAGTTCGAGAAGCGCAACACCAAGATCATCGGCATTTCGGTCGACCCGGTCGAGGACCATGTGCGCTGGAAGGATGACATCAAGAAAGCCACGGGCCATGCTGTCGATTATCCGATGATCGGCGACAAGGATCTCAAGGTCGCAAAGCTCTATGACATGCTGCCGGCAGATGCGGGGGAAAGCTCCGATGGCCGCACTGCCGCCGACAACGCCACCGTGCGTTCGGTTTATGTCGTTGGGCCGGACAAGAAGATCAAGCTCGTGCTCACCTACCCGATGACCACGGGTCGCAATTTTGCAGAGATCCTGCGCGCGATCGATTCCATTCAGCTCACTGCAAAGCATCAGGTGGCGACACCTGCCAACTGGCAGCAGGGTGAGGATGTGATCATCACACCCGCCGTTTCCAATGAGGATGCGGAAAAGCGTTTCGGTTCGTTCGAGACGATCCTGCCCTATCTGCGCAAGACCAAGCAGCCTGCCGGCTAA
- a CDS encoding MliC family protein, translated as MRRPALSLIALLAVGSATSAATLEIDLPDAESVETVAVTYACPDGDIDVTYYNVEDNSLAVVVLDGGPVVMSNVLAASGAKYAGGPYVWWTKGDDADLYDLMKGDGAEPVSCTARN; from the coding sequence ATGCGCCGCCCCGCCCTGTCACTCATCGCCCTCCTCGCAGTGGGTTCCGCTACCAGTGCGGCAACGCTGGAGATCGATCTCCCCGATGCGGAAAGCGTAGAGACCGTCGCGGTTACCTATGCTTGCCCGGACGGCGATATCGACGTGACCTATTATAATGTCGAAGACAATTCGCTTGCCGTCGTCGTGCTTGACGGCGGCCCGGTGGTGATGAGCAACGTTCTTGCCGCCTCTGGAGCGAAATACGCAGGCGGTCCATATGTCTGGTGGACCAAGGGCGACGATGCAGACCTCTATGATCTGATGAAGGGTGACGGCGCGGAACCGGTGTCCTGCACCGCAAGAAACTGA